A single window of Zootoca vivipara chromosome 17, rZooViv1.1, whole genome shotgun sequence DNA harbors:
- the DEDD gene encoding death effector domain-containing protein has translation MAALKRSRRQAWPEEEGDREHGLYSLHRMFDIVGTHLTHRDVRVLSFLFVDVIDDYERGMIRSGRDFLLALERQGRCDETNFRQVLQLLRIITRHDLLPYVTLKRRKAVCPDLVDKYLEETSIRYVTPRAHSSTEHVPSHQHKSVPPHHPLVCCSSSGPQICTKRPGRGRALLGSQRKRRKSVTPDPKDKQTCDIRLRVRAEYCQHETALEGNVFSNKQDPLERQFERFSQANTILKSRDLGSIICDIKFSELTYLDAFWRDYINGSLLEALKGVFITDSLKQAVGHEAIKLLVNVDEEDYEVGRQKLLRNLMLQTAP, from the exons ATGGCCGCCTTGAAACGGAGCCGCCGGCAGGCCTGGCCAGAAGAGGAGGGCGACCGGGAGCACGGGCTCTATAGCTTGCACCGCATGTTTGACATTGTGGGCACCCACCTGACCCACCGCGACGTGCGGGTCTTGTCCTTCCTCTTTGTGGACGTCATTGATGACTACGAAAGGGGGATGATCCGCAGTGGGCGGGACTTCCTCCTGGCGCTGGAGAGGCAGGGTCGCTGCGACGAAACCAACTTCCGCCAGGTGCTTCAGCTTCTGCGGATCATCACCCGCCACGACCTGTTGCCCTATGTCACTTTAAAGAGGAGGAAGGCTG TGTGCCCGGATCTTGTAGACAAGTACCTAGAAGAGACTTCCATCCGTTACGTGACGCCGCGAGCCCACAGCAGCACAGAGCACGTTCCTTCCCACCAACACAAATCTG TGCCTCCCCACCATCCGCTGGTCTGCTGCTCCTCTTCAGGCCCCCAGATCTGCACCAAGAGACCTGGCCGGGGACGAGCCCTCCTTGGGAGCCAGCGGAAAAGGAGGAAGTCGGTGACGCCAGACCCGAAAGACAAACAGACGTGCG ACATTCGCCTGCGAGTCCGAGCAGAATACTGCCAGCACGAAACAGCCTTGGAGGGGAACGTCTTCTCCAACAAGCAGGACCCCCTGGAGCGCCAGTTTGAGCGCTTTAGCCAGGCCAACACCATCTTGAAATCCCGGGACCTGGGCTCCATCATCTGTGACATAAAGTTTTCGGAGCTCACTTACCTCGACGCTTTCTGGCGCGACTACATCAACGGCTCGCTACTGGAGGCCCTCAAGGGGGTCTTCATCACAGACTCGCTCAAGCAAGCTGTGGGTCACGAGGCCATCAAGCTCCTGGTCAATGTGGACGAAGAGGATTACGAGGTGGGCCGTCAGAAACTCCTGAGGAACTTGATGCTGCAGACGGCACCTTGA